One genomic region from Thermoanaerobaculia bacterium encodes:
- a CDS encoding tetratricopeptide repeat protein, with protein MALNKEKIVAAAEKLVSKGKIEAAIKEYQRIIDDNPNDTNTLNRIGDLYTRINRIKEAIQVFQRIADHFADDGFFLRAIAILKKINKLDPSILEVYEKLGDLYLKQNMPREAASHFQYLADYYIRQEEHRKALDIYQRIVQMDNENIAARGKLAELFQKAGAPDRAIEEYQKIGSMLARRGHLQEAIKVYQQAIKLDPGNVDLAKRLADTLTNSGNVTEAMEILHTAAENNPNDQEIVEILLKAYEKDGKYDEAIRMVQSALRKNPTAINLFETKGNLHYKLNQPDEAADAMISAADLAYSNKDTSRAMNILQTVLKREPHQVSALQKLLEIYQSQNQETYVIFTMGQLIEAYCQINLFDRAEETAKALIDLEPDNTQHREKLAYIQGKMGKRPTVESMTPAGEEELSEADLEELPEIQIPELEEFSETESPAEESAVEELSPELEAFVNERMVEVEVFVKYGLLDRAVEQLEEIIQKVPDSISAHQKIIEIYQQEANEAAIQTYASKLYTLFLSSGRLNEAETLKEQMLSSGISLEEVAAGPMDLEATQPVSPEDEVVEEETFDLSFEEEGAEEEIAGEEMGSEDTQPEFEVGDLESLEFSEEEAQLPEEEPSIPEVELEAEETFETVDLSEIDEIDLDAEAVEAEEAEIEPVALDQDEAVDLTLSSEDETEPAIEVVEEEPEAELTVVEEEPEVELEAILEEEEPEPAAVRPEVKKPAPTPPPPKKKPSIPQVDFDSLSSEIFKTPKTKVAKPIDKIKVSTPTGLGDLEKLAQQVKGTVKPKKVKPVDIAQQIDVTPVEATVPPSGPTVEQLGELDFYLDQDLLDEARKVMDDLIVKYPDSPELKTRKTQLDERLAVTAEAVQAVPEQEDGESLFADEEEFFDLASELEREIEGDDLISTDIPDEKEPSLDEIFQQFKKGVEQQLSSEDYDTHYNLGIAYKEMSLLDEAISEFQIAAKSDSHMIECCSMLGMCFLEKGMPQLAEKWYRKGLESPTISEDEQLGLMYDLGNLFLQIGDSDNAYKTFLEIYGIQSTYRDITDRIRELEQTVKPN; from the coding sequence TTGGCCCTGAATAAGGAGAAGATCGTCGCCGCAGCAGAAAAACTCGTTTCGAAGGGAAAGATCGAAGCGGCGATCAAAGAATATCAGAGGATTATTGATGATAATCCCAATGATACGAATACTCTGAATCGAATCGGCGATCTCTATACGCGAATCAATCGCATCAAGGAAGCTATCCAGGTCTTTCAGAGAATTGCAGACCATTTCGCCGATGACGGATTTTTCCTTCGGGCCATTGCCATCCTTAAAAAGATCAATAAGCTGGACCCCTCCATTCTCGAGGTGTATGAAAAGCTGGGGGATCTCTACCTTAAGCAGAATATGCCCCGGGAAGCCGCCAGCCACTTTCAGTACCTTGCGGATTATTACATTCGGCAGGAAGAACATCGCAAGGCTCTGGACATCTATCAGCGGATTGTCCAGATGGATAACGAAAATATTGCAGCCCGCGGGAAGCTGGCCGAACTCTTTCAGAAGGCCGGAGCTCCGGATCGAGCCATTGAGGAATACCAGAAAATCGGTTCCATGCTGGCACGCCGGGGACATCTCCAGGAAGCGATCAAGGTATATCAGCAGGCGATTAAACTGGATCCCGGGAACGTGGATCTCGCCAAGCGGCTTGCAGACACGTTGACCAACTCCGGCAACGTGACAGAAGCCATGGAGATTCTCCATACAGCCGCGGAAAACAATCCGAACGATCAGGAAATCGTTGAAATCCTTCTCAAGGCCTACGAAAAGGATGGAAAGTATGACGAAGCCATCCGGATGGTACAGAGTGCTCTGCGGAAGAACCCTACTGCCATCAACCTCTTTGAAACCAAAGGCAACCTTCACTACAAACTGAATCAGCCCGATGAAGCCGCCGATGCCATGATTTCCGCAGCAGACCTGGCCTACAGTAACAAAGATACTTCCAGGGCCATGAACATCCTTCAAACCGTGCTGAAAAGAGAACCGCACCAGGTCTCGGCACTGCAGAAACTCCTTGAAATTTACCAATCTCAAAATCAGGAAACCTATGTCATCTTCACGATGGGTCAGCTGATCGAGGCCTATTGTCAGATCAATCTCTTCGACCGGGCCGAGGAAACGGCAAAGGCATTGATTGACCTTGAGCCCGACAACACTCAGCATCGTGAGAAGCTCGCCTATATCCAGGGAAAGATGGGGAAGCGCCCGACGGTCGAATCGATGACGCCCGCGGGAGAGGAAGAGCTCAGTGAAGCCGACCTTGAAGAGTTGCCGGAAATCCAGATTCCCGAGCTTGAGGAATTTTCCGAAACGGAATCCCCGGCCGAAGAATCCGCCGTCGAAGAATTAAGTCCGGAGCTGGAAGCCTTCGTCAACGAACGGATGGTCGAAGTGGAAGTCTTTGTAAAGTACGGTCTCCTGGACAGGGCCGTAGAGCAACTGGAAGAGATTATCCAGAAAGTCCCGGACTCCATTTCGGCCCATCAGAAGATCATTGAAATTTACCAGCAGGAAGCAAACGAAGCGGCAATCCAGACTTACGCATCCAAACTGTACACGCTCTTTCTTTCAAGCGGTCGCCTCAACGAGGCTGAGACCCTGAAGGAGCAGATGCTCTCCTCCGGAATCTCTCTCGAAGAAGTTGCCGCGGGTCCCATGGACCTTGAGGCAACACAACCGGTATCTCCGGAAGATGAAGTTGTTGAGGAAGAGACATTCGATCTTTCCTTCGAGGAAGAAGGGGCTGAAGAAGAAATTGCCGGAGAAGAGATGGGGAGTGAGGATACACAGCCTGAATTCGAGGTCGGAGATCTTGAGAGCCTTGAATTCTCCGAAGAGGAGGCACAACTTCCCGAAGAAGAACCTTCGATTCCCGAAGTGGAACTGGAAGCTGAAGAAACCTTCGAAACCGTTGATCTTTCCGAGATCGATGAAATCGATCTGGATGCAGAGGCTGTTGAGGCAGAAGAAGCAGAAATTGAGCCTGTAGCCCTGGATCAAGATGAAGCCGTCGATCTCACCCTGTCGAGTGAGGATGAAACCGAACCCGCGATTGAAGTGGTGGAAGAGGAACCCGAAGCTGAGCTCACCGTGGTGGAGGAAGAGCCTGAGGTCGAGCTCGAAGCGATTCTGGAAGAGGAAGAACCGGAACCCGCAGCCGTCAGGCCCGAAGTAAAGAAACCTGCCCCTACACCTCCTCCACCCAAGAAGAAACCCTCCATTCCTCAGGTCGATTTCGACTCCCTGTCCAGTGAAATTTTCAAAACGCCAAAAACCAAGGTTGCCAAACCGATCGATAAGATTAAAGTATCCACACCAACCGGTCTGGGAGATCTGGAAAAGCTTGCGCAGCAGGTAAAGGGGACCGTAAAACCCAAGAAGGTTAAACCGGTCGATATCGCGCAACAGATTGATGTCACTCCCGTCGAGGCCACGGTTCCACCCTCAGGTCCTACGGTGGAACAGCTCGGAGAGCTTGACTTCTATCTTGATCAGGATCTTTTGGATGAGGCCCGCAAGGTTATGGACGATCTCATCGTCAAATATCCGGATTCTCCCGAACTCAAGACACGAAAGACACAGCTGGACGAACGTCTTGCCGTGACCGCGGAAGCCGTCCAGGCTGTTCCCGAGCAGGAAGACGGGGAAAGTTTATTTGCGGACGAGGAAGAATTCTTTGACCTCGCCTCCGAACTTGAACGGGAGATCGAAGGTGACGATCTCATCAGTACCGATATCCCCGATGAGAAAGAACCCAGCCTGGATGAAATATTCCAGCAATTCAAAAAGGGTGTGGAACAACAGCTGAGTTCCGAAGACTACGATACTCATTACAACCTCGGGATTGCTTATAAGGAAATGTCCCTTTTGGACGAAGCCATCAGCGAGTTTCAGATTGCGGCCAAATCGGACTCGCATATGATTGAATGCTGCAGCATGCTGGGGATGTGCTTCCTTGAAAAAGGCATGCCCCAGCTTGCCGAAAAATGGTACCGAAAAGGTCTGGAATCCCCGACCATTTCCGAGGATGAACAGCTTGGTCTCATGTATGACCTGGGCAATCTATTCCTCCAGATCGGAGATTCCGATAATGCTTATAAGACCTTTCTAGAAATCTATGGAATTCAGAGCACGTACCGGGACATCACTGACCGAATCCGGGAACTGGAACAGACCGTCAAGCCGAACTGA
- the metG gene encoding methionine--tRNA ligase subunit beta, whose protein sequence is MQTVTFDNFMNIHLIVAEVRAAEPVEGTSKLLKLQLFDGSGDRQIVAGVAQQYEPAELVGKKIVIVANLQPAVIRGVESNGMLLAADLDGKPSILFPKQDILPGTRVR, encoded by the coding sequence ATGCAGACCGTAACCTTTGACAACTTTATGAATATTCATCTGATCGTGGCCGAGGTCAGGGCCGCGGAACCCGTGGAGGGAACCTCCAAGTTACTGAAGCTTCAGCTTTTCGACGGCTCCGGAGATCGCCAGATCGTTGCCGGAGTTGCCCAGCAATATGAGCCTGCGGAGCTTGTAGGAAAAAAGATCGTCATTGTTGCGAACCTTCAGCCTGCCGTGATCCGCGGGGTGGAATCCAACGGGATGCTCCTCGCCGCCGATCTCGACGGGAAACCCTCCATTCTCTTTCCCAAACAGGATATCCTTCCCGGCACCCGCGTTCGATGA
- the larA gene encoding nickel-dependent lactate racemase, whose product MSTLFPCGGTTFTPAPNQYQSLSLFHPTGDIPELTDEQIRAMLRDAIPPAERVVLLVPDGTRAIPLPRFFAALKPSLIGRKVTVLIARGTHREMTRDEVSRHLGPLPEDWDVVQNQCDDEESYGSVGTTSRGTPVAFHRSILEADFVMGITLVRPHYYAGFSGGRKIFLPGCTSRKTIQANHRFVLHDDPAMGKNQAARLANLEGNPVHEDMVEAMGLFPHSFACIHTVMSGKRIVAMTLGKNEAFLDAVSFVRTHLELNVSHSFDTIIVSAGGHPKDLNFIQSHKALENVFQAVKPGGQIFLYADCPDGLGSEEMDQFLNLGDIRTITEALHRDFKIYGHTALSFLMKTRHCAIHLCSSLPSGLLSRMNIHRWDGRTLPEDCGTLALVPDASSLYLVHKETV is encoded by the coding sequence ATGAGTACGTTGTTCCCCTGCGGGGGGACCACCTTCACACCCGCACCAAACCAGTATCAATCATTATCGCTCTTCCATCCGACCGGGGACATACCCGAACTGACGGACGAGCAGATTCGGGCGATGCTTCGGGACGCGATACCCCCGGCAGAGCGTGTGGTCCTCCTTGTACCCGACGGAACCCGGGCCATTCCCCTCCCCCGTTTCTTTGCGGCACTGAAGCCATCCCTGATTGGACGAAAGGTCACCGTTTTGATAGCTCGGGGAACCCATCGAGAAATGACCCGCGACGAAGTATCGCGTCACCTTGGTCCCCTTCCGGAAGATTGGGACGTCGTACAAAACCAGTGTGACGATGAAGAAAGCTATGGATCCGTGGGAACCACATCCCGGGGCACACCCGTCGCCTTTCACCGGTCCATACTTGAGGCCGATTTTGTTATGGGAATCACCCTGGTCCGACCCCACTACTACGCGGGATTCTCCGGTGGCCGAAAAATCTTCCTTCCCGGATGCACCTCAAGGAAAACCATCCAGGCCAACCATCGCTTCGTCCTCCATGATGATCCCGCGATGGGAAAAAATCAGGCGGCACGGCTCGCCAATCTTGAGGGGAATCCCGTCCACGAAGACATGGTGGAGGCCATGGGGCTCTTTCCCCACTCCTTTGCCTGCATCCACACGGTCATGTCCGGGAAACGAATCGTTGCCATGACCCTGGGGAAAAACGAGGCATTCCTGGATGCGGTTTCCTTTGTACGAACCCACCTGGAACTCAACGTTTCACACTCCTTTGACACGATCATCGTTTCCGCAGGGGGTCACCCGAAGGATCTTAACTTCATCCAGTCCCACAAGGCCCTGGAAAATGTCTTTCAGGCCGTAAAGCCCGGTGGGCAGATTTTTCTCTATGCCGACTGTCCGGACGGTCTGGGATCGGAAGAGATGGACCAGTTTCTTAACCTTGGAGACATTCGAACGATCACGGAAGCACTCCACAGGGATTTCAAGATTTATGGCCACACCGCCCTTAGCTTCCTCATGAAAACCCGTCACTGTGCGATCCACCTCTGCTCTTCCCTTCCTTCCGGGCTTCTTTCCAGAATGAATATCCATCGCTGGGATGGCCGGACTTTACCGGAAGATTGTGGAACCCTGGCGTTAGTTCCCGATGCATCCTCACTCTATCTCGTCCATAAGGAAACGGTATGA
- a CDS encoding ABC transporter ATP-binding protein: MNTPALDAKNISVQFAGKTILSNVDFSLDSGKFAILTGESGMGKSTLLRLFLGFTLPAKGQISISGTEMNEHTVWELRKKIAFVPQEPEPGEGAVREVVLRPFLFQANREIYPDPQEVTDTLHLLGLPSSTLDERTSTLSGGERQRLVLAQALLLKRPILLLDEPISALDPQNQERVFSALSGLKERTILAVIHNSPPPTSTPIHHFALTSQGIQAIP, translated from the coding sequence ATGAATACTCCCGCCCTGGATGCGAAGAACATCTCGGTTCAATTCGCAGGAAAGACCATCCTGAGTAACGTTGACTTTTCGCTGGATTCAGGAAAATTTGCAATTCTCACGGGCGAGTCGGGAATGGGAAAGAGTACCCTGCTGAGGCTCTTCCTGGGATTCACCCTCCCTGCAAAGGGACAGATATCCATATCCGGAACGGAAATGAATGAGCACACCGTCTGGGAATTGAGAAAAAAGATCGCCTTCGTTCCCCAGGAGCCCGAGCCCGGGGAAGGTGCCGTACGTGAGGTTGTTCTGCGGCCCTTCCTCTTCCAGGCCAACCGTGAAATCTATCCCGATCCACAGGAAGTGACTGACACGCTTCACCTTCTGGGACTCCCCAGCTCCACGCTGGATGAACGGACATCCACGCTTTCCGGTGGGGAACGACAGCGCCTGGTTCTGGCCCAGGCGCTTCTCCTGAAGCGCCCGATTCTCCTCCTCGACGAACCCATCTCCGCCCTGGATCCGCAGAACCAGGAGCGGGTCTTCTCTGCCCTGTCCGGTCTGAAGGAACGGACGATCCTGGCCGTCATACATAACTCCCCCCCACCGACCTCAACTCCCATACATCATTTCGCTTTGACCTCTCAAGGAATTCAGGCCATCCCATGA
- a CDS encoding ABC transporter permease translates to MNSAIDISTLNLALSYLLLILPLGIFLWFKVPILGDTAIAILRMTVQLLFVGFYLDVVFTLDHALLNGAWIFIMIVVADLSILRGSRLSLRRYAVPIFLSLVVGTCLPLFTFMGPVLARPSLMEARYLIPLGGMILGNCLRADIIGIRHFFESLQKGERTYLLTLSQGARLSEALRPYLRDALQAALAPTVATMATIGLVSLPGMMTGVILGGTDPMVAIKYQIAIMIAIFTGTALTVFLALLLARPKAFTPYGTLDPDALR, encoded by the coding sequence ATGAACAGCGCCATTGATATTTCCACCCTGAACCTGGCTCTGAGCTACCTTCTTCTGATCCTTCCCCTTGGGATCTTCCTGTGGTTCAAAGTTCCAATCCTGGGGGATACGGCCATTGCCATCCTTCGGATGACGGTCCAGCTTCTCTTCGTGGGGTTTTACCTGGATGTCGTCTTCACCCTGGACCATGCCCTCCTGAACGGCGCCTGGATCTTCATCATGATTGTCGTCGCGGACCTCTCCATCCTCCGCGGATCCCGTCTTTCCCTCCGAAGGTATGCCGTTCCTATCTTTCTATCTCTCGTTGTGGGAACCTGCCTTCCCCTCTTCACCTTCATGGGCCCCGTCCTGGCCCGTCCCTCCCTCATGGAAGCCCGCTATCTGATTCCCCTGGGCGGCATGATCCTGGGGAACTGCCTCCGTGCGGACATCATCGGGATCCGGCACTTCTTCGAATCCCTGCAGAAGGGGGAGCGAACCTACCTTCTCACCCTGTCCCAGGGAGCCCGGCTTTCCGAAGCCCTCCGGCCCTACCTGCGCGATGCCCTCCAGGCGGCTCTGGCGCCCACGGTCGCGACGATGGCAACAATCGGCCTGGTCTCCCTCCCGGGAATGATGACCGGCGTCATCCTGGGCGGAACCGATCCGATGGTCGCCATCAAGTACCAGATCGCCATTATGATTGCTATCTTCACGGGGACGGCCCTGACGGTCTTCCTGGCCCTGCTCCTCGCCCGGCCGAAGGCCTTCACGCCCTACGGCACACTGGACCCCGACGCTCTCCGCTGA
- a CDS encoding DUF5752 family protein produces the protein MKDPARGTIEYHFSGFHDLMKARVREILLVSSLYDAYVMEEDGRLSERLLSEYEELNLRFIPRITRVSTAEEALSMMERRTFDLVITMMRILDMNPQAFGRRVKDLDPDKEVLLLTYEPLDTRFLIRVREEKSIDKVFYWSGDSRLLLAVVKYVEDLMNIDNDSGAGVQSILVVEDSPRFYSMYLPILYTEIMTQTRMLISESANDLERLLRMRARPKILLAETYEEAMEIIRKQKNKLLAVISDLRFPRQRQLDPRAGLKLLTYLKNNVPDLPVLLQSAEPEMRETAYREGFSFIDKNSDNLLFELRQFVLDNLGFGDFVFRSPRGTEIARASNLAELHRCVREIPDDSLLYHARRNHFSIWLRARTEFALADKLRPQKTTDFSTTDELRQAIAGVIQQRLDQDAFGLIRDFESTQLTESRALVRLGSGSLGGKARGIAFMSTLLGLEDMRKRYRKVEVLIPETTVLCAEAFDEFLESNHLHLQALESPSDSKISDMFLKADLPRSIYEALRRIIAEINYPLAVRSSSILEDCQTLPFAGIYKTFMLPNNHEDPGVRLEQLCNAVKMVYASIYYSSPRQYVKNTNYRIEEEKMAVMIQRVVGSEHDGIFYPSISGVAQSYNFYPFGPMKQEDGIAFLALGLGRAIVEGGKSFRFSPHHPQMNPPYVSLQSFMKNTQTDFFALDLSNPDMSVSSEETFSLVRCPLERAEKDGTLRSVASTYAHQDHAIKDTFSVKGPRVVTFAPILKHENYPLAEILQDILAMGQTAMGTPVEIEFAMNLPQDPRKRAAFYLLQIRPMVADQINQEVRIEAEDSDQALCLSHRAMGNGQFDNIRDLIYVDPEAFDIHKTRDIAAELSTMNGKLDKEGRPYILMGFGRWATSDPYLGVPVQWHQISAARVFVEANSEKLTVEPSQGSHFFQNMLSLRLGYFFIDRPGNENRIDWEWLMNCKVKSKGTYLRHLRFDRPLLVKLDGRTSRGVILKPAR, from the coding sequence ATGAAGGATCCGGCGCGGGGTACGATCGAATATCACTTTTCCGGCTTTCACGACCTGATGAAGGCCCGGGTGCGGGAAATCCTCCTGGTTTCAAGCCTTTACGATGCCTACGTCATGGAAGAGGACGGACGGCTTTCCGAGCGGTTATTGAGTGAATATGAAGAGCTGAACCTCCGGTTTATCCCTCGCATTACACGCGTTTCCACCGCAGAAGAGGCTCTGTCGATGATGGAGCGACGGACCTTTGATCTGGTCATCACGATGATGCGGATCCTGGACATGAACCCTCAGGCCTTCGGGAGGCGTGTCAAGGATCTCGATCCGGATAAAGAGGTCCTTCTGCTGACCTATGAACCTCTGGATACCCGGTTTCTGATCCGGGTCCGGGAAGAGAAGTCGATTGATAAGGTCTTTTACTGGTCGGGAGACTCCCGCCTCCTTCTCGCCGTCGTAAAGTACGTTGAGGATCTGATGAACATCGACAACGACTCCGGGGCCGGCGTCCAGTCCATCCTGGTCGTGGAAGACTCGCCCCGGTTCTACTCGATGTATTTGCCAATACTTTACACCGAGATCATGACGCAGACCCGGATGCTGATTTCCGAAAGTGCCAACGACCTGGAACGCCTCCTCCGGATGCGGGCCCGACCCAAGATCCTTCTCGCGGAAACCTACGAAGAAGCCATGGAAATCATTCGAAAGCAGAAAAATAAACTGCTGGCCGTAATTTCTGATCTCCGCTTCCCGCGTCAGAGACAGCTCGATCCCAGGGCAGGCCTGAAGCTGTTGACCTACCTGAAAAACAATGTCCCTGACCTGCCGGTTCTTCTCCAATCCGCCGAACCCGAGATGCGGGAGACAGCCTATCGGGAAGGATTCAGCTTCATCGATAAAAATTCGGACAATTTACTCTTCGAGCTCCGTCAGTTCGTTCTGGACAACCTGGGATTTGGAGATTTTGTGTTTCGTAGCCCCCGTGGCACGGAAATCGCCCGGGCCTCCAATCTGGCCGAACTTCATCGATGCGTGCGGGAAATTCCCGATGACTCGCTTCTTTACCATGCCCGGAGGAACCACTTTTCGATCTGGCTGCGGGCCCGGACCGAGTTCGCCCTCGCGGACAAGCTTCGTCCTCAGAAAACCACCGATTTTTCGACGACGGACGAACTGCGTCAGGCAATCGCGGGTGTTATCCAGCAGAGGCTGGATCAGGATGCCTTCGGGCTGATCCGGGATTTCGAATCGACACAGTTGACGGAATCCAGGGCGCTGGTACGCCTGGGAAGTGGTTCTCTTGGCGGAAAGGCCCGGGGAATCGCCTTTATGAGTACACTCCTCGGGCTTGAGGATATGAGGAAGCGCTACCGAAAAGTTGAGGTTCTCATTCCCGAAACCACGGTTCTTTGCGCGGAGGCCTTTGATGAGTTTCTGGAGTCAAATCACCTCCATCTTCAGGCTTTGGAGAGTCCCTCGGACTCCAAAATATCGGACATGTTCCTGAAGGCAGATCTTCCCCGGTCCATATATGAAGCTCTGCGGCGGATTATTGCTGAAATCAATTATCCGCTCGCGGTTCGATCTTCCAGCATCCTGGAGGACTGCCAGACCCTGCCGTTCGCCGGTATCTACAAGACCTTCATGCTGCCCAATAACCATGAAGATCCCGGCGTCCGCCTGGAACAGCTCTGCAATGCGGTAAAAATGGTCTATGCCTCCATCTACTACAGTTCCCCCAGACAGTATGTAAAGAATACGAACTATCGGATTGAGGAAGAGAAGATGGCGGTCATGATTCAGAGGGTCGTCGGGAGTGAACATGACGGGATCTTCTATCCCTCCATTTCCGGGGTGGCGCAGTCCTATAACTTCTATCCCTTCGGTCCGATGAAACAGGAAGATGGGATTGCCTTTCTGGCCCTGGGTCTGGGACGGGCGATTGTGGAAGGCGGAAAATCCTTTCGATTTTCTCCTCACCACCCGCAGATGAATCCACCCTATGTGTCTCTGCAGAGCTTTATGAAGAATACCCAGACGGATTTTTTTGCCCTGGACCTTTCCAATCCTGACATGTCGGTTTCAAGTGAGGAGACCTTCAGCCTGGTACGTTGTCCGTTGGAGAGAGCGGAGAAAGATGGAACCCTTCGGTCCGTGGCTTCGACCTATGCTCATCAGGACCACGCCATCAAGGACACCTTTTCCGTGAAGGGACCCCGGGTGGTAACATTCGCTCCGATTCTCAAACACGAAAACTATCCCCTCGCGGAAATTCTCCAGGATATCCTGGCCATGGGGCAGACGGCCATGGGTACGCCCGTCGAGATCGAATTCGCGATGAACCTGCCCCAGGACCCCCGGAAACGTGCAGCGTTTTACCTTCTGCAGATTCGACCCATGGTGGCGGACCAGATCAACCAGGAAGTCCGAATAGAAGCGGAAGATAGCGACCAGGCATTGTGTCTGTCCCACAGGGCAATGGGGAACGGCCAATTCGACAATATCCGGGACCTCATCTATGTCGACCCTGAAGCCTTCGATATCCATAAGACCCGGGACATCGCAGCGGAACTCTCCACGATGAATGGAAAGCTGGACAAGGAAGGGAGACCCTATATTCTGATGGGATTCGGGCGCTGGGCAACGTCCGATCCCTATCTGGGAGTTCCGGTGCAGTGGCACCAGATCTCCGCCGCAAGGGTCTTCGTGGAAGCCAATTCAGAAAAACTGACCGTGGAACCTTCGCAGGGAAGCCACTTTTTTCAAAACATGCTCTCCCTGCGGCTCGGCTATTTCTTCATCGACCGCCCTGGGAATGAGAACCGGATCGACTGGGAGTGGTTGATGAACTGCAAGGTGAAGAGTAAGGGAACCTACCTGAGGCACCTTCGATTCGACCGCCCCCTCCTCGTGAAGCTGGACGGACGAACCTCCCGCGGCGTCATCCTCAAGCCGGCACGGTAA
- the phoU gene encoding phosphate signaling complex protein PhoU, whose protein sequence is MTVHFHREVEALKKKVLALSVEVEGSLNQAMKAYFTRDIMLADRIIGADEMIDQKEVEVEEDILKILALHQPVAIDLRYLISFLKINNDLERIGDLAVNIADAAVYLAGNPAIEAPEILSKMTDKVLSMLRFCLEAMVNQDSEQARRICAMDETVDELHRSMYSLIEGKVIENPGLVDRYMHILSISRYLERVADHATNIAEDIIYMVEGFIVRHSLEDK, encoded by the coding sequence ATGACCGTCCATTTTCACAGGGAAGTCGAAGCGCTGAAGAAGAAGGTTCTGGCGCTATCCGTAGAAGTCGAAGGTAGCCTCAACCAGGCCATGAAGGCCTATTTTACCCGTGACATCATGCTTGCGGACCGGATCATCGGGGCCGATGAAATGATTGACCAGAAGGAAGTGGAAGTCGAGGAAGATATTTTGAAAATTCTTGCTCTCCATCAACCGGTCGCCATTGATCTCCGTTACCTCATCTCCTTTTTGAAAATCAACAACGATCTGGAGCGGATTGGAGACCTTGCGGTTAATATCGCGGATGCCGCAGTCTATCTTGCCGGAAATCCGGCCATCGAAGCTCCGGAAATTCTTTCCAAAATGACGGACAAGGTCCTCTCCATGCTTCGGTTCTGCCTGGAGGCCATGGTGAACCAGGACTCAGAGCAGGCTCGAAGGATCTGTGCCATGGATGAAACCGTCGATGAACTTCATCGCAGTATGTACAGTCTGATAGAGGGAAAAGTCATAGAAAATCCGGGACTTGTGGATCGGTACATGCACATTCTCTCCATTTCTCGATATCTGGAACGCGTTGCGGACCATGCCACGAACATCGCCGAAGACATCATCTATATGGTGGAAGGATTCATCGTCCGCCACAGTCTGGAAGATAAATAA
- the pstB gene encoding phosphate ABC transporter ATP-binding protein PstB, translating to MIESPVFQIQNLDLYYGAFHALKSIDMDIPEKTVTAFIGPSGCGKSTLLRCLNRMNDLVEGVRITGQAVLDGQNIFDPGVDVTTLRSRVGMVFQKSNPFPMSIADNITYGPRKKGMRNKRILDEIVETSLRGAALWEEVKDELDKSALSLSGGQQQRLCIARALAMKPEVLLMDEPCSALDPIATAKIEDLIDQLKSDYTIVIVTHNMQQAARVSEYTAFLYLGELVEFGVTKDLFVKPAQKRTEDYITGRFG from the coding sequence ATGATCGAGTCCCCTGTATTCCAGATTCAAAACCTCGACCTCTATTACGGGGCATTTCACGCGCTGAAATCCATTGATATGGACATACCCGAAAAGACGGTGACTGCATTTATCGGGCCCTCAGGGTGCGGGAAATCCACGCTCCTGCGCTGCCTGAACCGGATGAACGATCTTGTGGAGGGAGTTCGCATCACCGGCCAGGCGGTTCTGGACGGGCAGAATATTTTCGATCCCGGTGTCGATGTAACGACGCTCCGATCCCGGGTGGGTATGGTCTTTCAGAAATCCAACCCCTTTCCCATGTCCATTGCGGACAACATCACGTACGGGCCGAGAAAGAAGGGGATGAGGAACAAGAGAATTCTGGATGAGATCGTGGAAACAAGTCTTCGCGGTGCCGCGCTCTGGGAGGAGGTCAAGGATGAACTGGATAAGAGTGCCCTTAGCCTGTCGGGTGGTCAGCAGCAGCGGCTCTGCATTGCCCGGGCCCTGGCCATGAAACCTGAAGTTCTCCTGATGGATGAACCCTGTTCGGCTCTCGATCCTATCGCGACAGCAAAGATCGAGGATCTCATCGATCAGCTGAAGAGCGACTATACGATTGTGATTGTCACCCACAACATGCAGCAGGCGGCGCGGGTGTCGGAATATACGGCTTTCCTCTACCTGGGGGAGTTGGTAGAATTTGGTGTGACCAAGGATCTCTTTGTGAAGCCGGCGCAGAAGAGAACAGAAGACTACATTACCGGACGATTCGGGTAA